GCCAAAGGAGTTACAACATAATTTGGATTAACAATACTGATAGCCGATGTAGAAAGACCTCCAAGAAGTGCATCAATAGAAACTAAACAAGCTGCAAATCCTGCTGAAGTTGAAGAAAATCCAAGTAGTATCCCAGCTATTGGATTTCTTTTTAATTGTTTATATAAAATACCAGCTATTGGAATAACAAGGACATAACCTATATCTCCAGCAAAAGAAGAATTAACCCCTAAAAACGCAATAAATAAAGACATATATTTTCCTTTTATTTTTTGCATAGATTTTTTTAAAAAACTTGGAAATAAACCAACCTCATTCAAAAAATTAAAGAACAGTGAAAAGAATAAAACAACACCCAAAGGGGCAAAACCTATGAAGTTTGGGACTGCTTCTTCAAATATCCATCTAATTCCTTCAGAATCAAATAGGTTTTTTACTGAATAAGTTTGAAGTTCAACCTGTTTTGTTGAACGATTGATAGCTTCAATTTCAACTGAAACTCCCATTTTTGAAAATATTACAGATAAAATTCCAACAATAATAGAAAAAATAATAAAAATAGTAACTGGATGCGGTAGACGATTTGATACAGCTATTATTTTTCCCATAATACCTTTTCGTTCATTCATAAAAATACCTCCTTATAAATACATTTATTAGTTACTTACAAAACTTTTTAAATTATATGCTAACCTAGATTTTAAAGTTAGTATTGAATTTATGATTTCCTCCACTTTTTTACTATTTTTAGTATAATTTTCTTTAAAGATTTTCAAAACTCTCATAATATTTTATATTACAAAATGTAGTTTATACTACATATTATAATATAAATGTAGTTTTTGTCAATAATAAAAAAAGAAGATTTTTATTTTTATCTTCTTTTATTAATACATTATTTAATTTTCTTGAACAAATAGAAACTTTTTTATATTACTATTTTTCTTCCACTCTTCATAAATTTTTTCTTTATTTTTTTCAAAAAGGCTTGTAAGCACTATATTGCAAAATTCCATAGGAACCATATATGAATTTAAAAAAGCATTATTTTGAATAGGAACTCTAAAAACAATATCTCCTAAAAAACTAATTTCTGAGAATAAGCTGCTTGTTATAACAACACTTTTAGCTTTTTTTTCTTTAATAACTTTTAGTGTGTTGATTTCATCATTTAAAAATTTAGGAAATGCAAATAAAATAAGTAATTCTTCTTTTTTTATTTTAGATATTGCTTCATATAAACCAAATCCACCTTCAATTATACAGTCGCTATTATAACCTAATCGCTTGATATGCCAAAACATAAACTGTGCAATAGCTCTACTTGCACCTATTCCTAAAATATATATTTTCTTACTTTTTTCTATCAAACCAATTAATTTTTCTATTAATTCAAAATCTATATTCAACAGAAAATCTTGAATATTTCCTAAATCTGCATTTATAATTTTATTAGCAAGATCATTTTCAGAAGTAAAATTATTCCAATTTTTTATTATTCTCTCATTCAAATTTCCTTCACTTAATTCAAGAGCCACATAATTTTTAAAATCACTAAATTTATTAAAGCCAATATTTTTAGAAAACCTTAAAACAGAAGCATCACTTATTCCAAGCTCTTTTCCTAGTTCAAGTGCAGATAAAGTAATTAATTT
The sequence above is a segment of the Fusobacterium simiae genome. Coding sequences within it:
- a CDS encoding MurR/RpiR family transcriptional regulator is translated as MNKIHKLYKKNYAKLTKTEKRIAEFISKNPKKLITLSALELGKELGISDASVLRFSKNIGFNKFSDFKNYVALELSEGNLNERIIKNWNNFTSENDLANKIINADLGNIQDFLLNIDFELIEKLIGLIEKSKKIYILGIGASRAIAQFMFWHIKRLGYNSDCIIEGGFGLYEAISKIKKEELLILFAFPKFLNDEINTLKVIKEKKAKSVVITSSLFSEISFLGDIVFRVPIQNNAFLNSYMVPMEFCNIVLTSLFEKNKEKIYEEWKKNSNIKKFLFVQEN